Genomic window (Flavobacterium oreochromis):
ATGCTAAAAAGACTAGCGATAAAAGCCAGTGTAAAAGCAAAAATAACCCTGCACGGTTTGCGTCATTCCATCGCCACACATCTACTAGAAAACGGCGTACAGCTCCCACAAGTACAAGCATTTTTAGGACACTCCCAAATGGAAACTACCGAAATATATACAAGAATAAGTAAATACCAACTCAAAAAATTATAATTATGATGACTCTAAAAGAATATATCCAAAACAACTTTAGTCCATCCAATCATAAAAGTTTATACTGTTGCATCAAGAAGTACCAAGAACACACCATTAATCACGAAAAAGCTACATTAAATGACATATTACGTTACCTTAAAATCCTTAGAGAAAGCAACAAAAAATACAGAACAATAGCCAATCATCTCCACAGCATCAAAGTATATTATAGGTATTTACAATTTAGTGGAATTAGAAAAGATCATCCTATCAAAAAACTCATTTTAATAGATAAAATAGACAAAACCATAAAAACCCAAAATTTATACACCACCAAACAATTAGAAGAATATTACCAACAAACCCCAAAACATAAAAAACTAATGGTGAGTTTACTTATAGAACAAGCCCTAACCACTAGCGAACTGATAGCCATCAAAGTAAAAGACATCGATCTCGAAAAAGCAGAAATTACCCTAAAAAGCAGAACTTTATCCCTAAAAGCCTATCAAATCTATCTCTGTACAGAATACATCAATTATATAGAATACATCAAAGAAAAAAAGCCAGAAGATTATTTATTTACCACCCGAACTAATAAAGCCTATAGAGAGAATGACATCAGCCAGCACATCAATAAAAACCGACCAGAAGAAAAACAAATTACACCACTCAAAATAAGACAAAGCGTCATTAAAAACTTATTAATACAGCACGATGTAAGAGTAGTACAAGTCTTTGCAGGACACAAAATAAGTGGAACAACACAACAATACAAAACAACTCAGTTCGAAGAACTAAAAGCAAAAATCAATCTTTTGCATCCATTACAATAAACTTTAGGTAAAGAAGCCTAAAGCCTTCATTATTAATTTTTAAATTTTTTACTATGACAAACAAAAATGAAACTTCCAGTACTTGGGAACAACAAAGAGAATTGCTGTTATTTGCACAAATCCTCACACAAAGCCATCAAATAACCCTTGTCTTAGAAAACATCCAAATGATGGTAGAAGAAATAAAAAAAGTGCAAGACACTTGGGATAAAGTAGAGCACAGACTTGTGAAAAAACAAGATTCTTAACACCTTAAACAACTGGCTATTTTTTTAGTCGGTTGTTTTTGGCGTTATACAAATCCCTATCCAAATAAAAAAAGCGGTTTGCTTCGCAGACGTATTTGCGCCCGCCCGTCCAACGCTCCCCAACGCTCCAGCGGTTTTCCCCACCCTCACAGCCGTTGTTTTTCCACCCCTGCAAGCCAGTAAAAAAAGGCTTTTTGTTTTTCCAACCCCTCGCACACAAAAAAGCCTTTTTTTACTCGCTTGCCAGCCAAAACCAAAAAAACAACCGCTTGCCAACGCTCGAACCGCTCCCAAAGCTATGTTACATAATTGGCAGTTATAGTTCAAGCCCTGCGGGTTCGCTTCGCCTTGAAAGCTATAACTGGCATTTATGTAAAATAGCCCCTCCCCAAAGCTCCCACCCCAAAAATAGGAGCTTCGCAAGAGTTTGCATTTTTAAATTATTTGTTCAAAAACCTGCACAAAAAGTCTGGGTACAGTGGTTCCCATCCTTCTTTGTTTGGTTTTTATCACAAAAATTTAAAAAAGGAGCTCGTGTTAACTGCTCCGTAAACTCCGCAGGGCTCGTTTTTTAAAACGATTGCTTTAGAAATACCCCATTCCAAAACAATATGCACCCTCCAGCAATCGTTTAAAAAAACAAGCTCACGGTAACTAAAGATGCCCGCCGACTTTGGGCAAACACTCAAAGTCTGTTTTGTACCTGCCTTGTTTAATCGATCAAAAAACAATTTTTTTTTTTCAGATGAAATAAAAAATTACCCTATTTTTGAAACAATGAAACTACTAAAACTACTTTTTATTCTATTGCTAATGCCTTGGAACTCGTACCCACGAGAGCCAAAAGGATGTCTGTCGATGGCTCAAAAGGGTATTGTAGCGGGTCAAAAAGAGGTGCGGGGTTATCTGACTCAAGACCCTATCGGACTCGAAGGCAACAACCCAACCATGTATGGGTATGTTCACGATTCTAATGTTTGGACAGATGTTTTTGGGCTATCAACTGTTTATCTTAGAAATAAGGAGACATATGTTGGTAAAGCTAAACACAATGCAGCTGGAAGATATGGAAACAAAACTACTGCAACTGATATTTTTAAAGGGATTCCAAATACTGATGTTGCTCAAGGAGTTGAACAAATCACTTATGAAAGAATGAAAATAATGGAAGCTAGTGGAGATTTAAATCCAATGACAAATGGTCAAAGACCTGTTAACATGAGTAACAAAAAGAAAACTTATAGAAGAGATTTAGGTGAAAAATGGTTAAAAGATACATTTGGAGATAATTTTGAAGATGTAATTGATAAAAAAATTAAAGATCATTATAAACCTTTAGGCATGTGTAAATAATAAAGTATGAAAATAGATAATTTTGATTTAAAAGGTATTGATGAAAATATAAATTTGATAAAAGAGAAAAAATTAGTTTTAATTGAGAAAGGTTTACCGAAAGAGTCCTTAGAATATTTGAATAAAAAAATTAAAGATTCTAATATTAAGCTAATATTAGTTTGTGATCCAAGTAAAGATTCTAGTTCTGATTTGGTTAGAAATCTAGATGTCTTCAATTATTTGCAAACAATTAGTTCATTATCAATTTTAGTTAATTCATCTAAGGAGCTTAATGATATTTCTAATTTAAGAAAAATTGATGATTTATCAAGTTTTAGTATTAGTGGTAATTATAATAAAAAGATTAATTTGGACGCTATTAATAAATTTCAATCGTTAGTAGAGATTGAATTTGATGAATTAGATAATTCTAATAAATATAAGTTAATTGAAAGTTTAAAACTTGAAAAATTATCAATTGACTCAGTTGATTTAAGTAAATTAAAACAAAATATTCAATTGAAATTTTTAAAAATTAACAAAGATTTAAAAAACCACGAGAGCATAGATTATATATTCCCAAATTTAAATTTTCTAACTCTGTTGAATTGTAAAAAAATCAACAACTTTTCTTTTTATCTAAACTAAAAAACCTAGAGTTTTTACTACTAAATTCAACAAACATTGAAGTTTTACCAGAATTAAGCACTAAAATCATCAAGGTTCAGCTGTTAGCTAGTAAAAATCTTGAAAATGTTAATAGCTTATTAAAACTTAACAATTTGGAAAAAATTGCTATCACTGATTCTAAAGTTAATTATGAAACTATAAGGGAATTAGCAAAGCTTAAACTAAAAAACTTTTATTATACTACAAAAGTCAAAGAAAATAATGCAGATTTTGAAACTCTAGCTTTAAGAAATGGATTTGAAAATAGTTTAAGAGGGTTTTAATCTATTTCTTGTTACTACTACTGTAACAATATGGTATTGAAAAACTAGCTCCATAAAGTCTCCTGACTTTGAGTAAAAACAAAAATAAAACCCTGTAAATACAGGGTTTTACTATAATAGGTTTAGGTATTATGATGCGAGTACGGGACTGTATTTAAGTCAAGACCCGATTGGACTTAAAGGCAATAACCCAACGCTTTATGCGTATGTAGCTGATTCTAATAGTTGGGTTGACCCTTTAGGTTTAAGTAATATGCCTGCTAATGGTTGGAATTATAACAATATGCCAAAAATTGAAGGCTATCAAAATCATCACGTCATACCTCGTTCAATGGCTGACCACCCTGCAATAAAAGCAGCAGGTTTTGATGTCGATAAACCTAGTAATCTAATCTATTTACCTAAAGAACAAGGCACACACCCGACTAGAAGCCAACACAATGGTTGGAACAGCGTACATAAAGCGTATAATGCTGATATAAACCAAAAATTAAAAGATATTCACGATATAGGTCAAGCAGAAGGCTGGAGTAAAAAACAATATTCCGACGCCATAGAAGATTTAAGAAATCAAACAAGAAAAGGTCTTAGGGAAGGTCGAATAAAATGCCATTAAAAATAAATTTATGTATTACGAACTATCAGAATTTTACAAAAGAGATGTATATTTTCTTTATGATGAAAAAAATCTCATTGAACCTAGAGAATTTGAAAAAGGAATTAAAATAGATTCTAAAGAAGAAATAATATTCAATATTGATAAAATAGACAATTATCTCTCTTCTTACGACATTTTACCAACTTATAATGCTCCTTTAGTTAGTTCAAGATTTGTTGATTTATTCAAAGATTTAGTAGATATACAAACACAGTTTATAAATGTTAAAATTATAGACAAAAATAACAACTCTAATAATGATTATTTTATTCTAAATGTTATACAAGTAACTCCTTGTATGGATATGGAAAAATCTGTAGTTGAAATTAAAAAATATGGTTCTGCAAATGTTATGACAATTAAGAAATTACATTTAGTACCTAATTCTTTAAAAGATTTTCTTATAGTAAGAATGGAAGAAAAAAATCTTATATAATAGTTACAGAAGAGTTTAAAAAACGTTGTGAAAATGCAGGTTTAAAAGGAATTGATTTTGTGCCAGAGGGTCACACCATCTATACAGATATTTAAAAAATAAAGCCGTCTTAGACGGCTTTATTTTTTATAGATTAAGCGCATTGGATAAAGTTTGTTTTAACTTTTGTTTTGTTGATAACCCATCAATAATAGAATACAATCCTTTTTTTTCATCTTCTTCAAGGTTTTCAATAATTGAAACTTTTTCAATTAAAGATTTATCTATTGAATTAATATCTTTAAAATCTTCATTTGTACTAAACAACTCTGACATAGTACAATTCATTGCTTTTGCAATTTTCTCCAGTGTTGAATAAGATGGGTCAGTCTTATCATTTTCAATTCGGCTAAACTGTGCTTTTTCGATATTTGCAGACATAACCACCTCTTTTTGTGATAAACCTTTTAATAATCGCATTTTCTTTATTTGTTCTCCTAAGCTCATAAATAATACAGTTAACAACAACAAAATTATTAAATTAAACAATATCTTAAAATACATTTTAAAAATAGTTGTTTTATTGTATAACTTTTGTATTTTTGCTTAGTTGTAATAAAAGACAAAAAATAATATTAACATCTTTAAAAATGCAAATCAACGACATAAAATCCCGCTTAAGTTTAAGCCAAGTATTAAGCTATTATAATTTACAGCCCAATAAAAATAAAATGCTGTGTTGTCCTTTCCACGATGATAAAACAGCCTCTTTACAAGTCAATTTGCAAAAAGATTTATACAACTGCCACGCTTGCGGAGCAAAAGGCGACCAAATACAATTTGTACAAGATTTTGAAAAGCTATCAAAACACGATGCCTTAAAAAAATGTACACAGTTAGCACAAGTAGCAGAACCACAAATTATACATCAAAGTGAAGTTATTAAAACAATGAG
Coding sequences:
- a CDS encoding tyrosine-type recombinase/integrase, with product MKNQHILYNKAGTRLKRYTALIMLKRLAIKASVKAKITLHGLRHSIATHLLENGVQLPQVQAFLGHSQMETTEIYTRISKYQLKKL
- a CDS encoding tyrosine-type recombinase/integrase — translated: MMTLKEYIQNNFSPSNHKSLYCCIKKYQEHTINHEKATLNDILRYLKILRESNKKYRTIANHLHSIKVYYRYLQFSGIRKDHPIKKLILIDKIDKTIKTQNLYTTKQLEEYYQQTPKHKKLMVSLLIEQALTTSELIAIKVKDIDLEKAEITLKSRTLSLKAYQIYLCTEYINYIEYIKEKKPEDYLFTTRTNKAYRENDISQHINKNRPEEKQITPLKIRQSVIKNLLIQHDVRVVQVFAGHKISGTTQQYKTTQFEELKAKINLLHPLQ
- a CDS encoding AHH domain-containing protein; its protein translation is MPANGWNYNNMPKIEGYQNHHVIPRSMADHPAIKAAGFDVDKPSNLIYLPKEQGTHPTRSQHNGWNSVHKAYNADINQKLKDIHDIGQAEGWSKKQYSDAIEDLRNQTRKGLREGRIKCH
- a CDS encoding imm11 family protein, translating into MYYELSEFYKRDVYFLYDEKNLIEPREFEKGIKIDSKEEIIFNIDKIDNYLSSYDILPTYNAPLVSSRFVDLFKDLVDIQTQFINVKIIDKNNNSNNDYFILNVIQVTPCMDMEKSVVEIKKYGSANVMTIKKLHLVPNSLKDFLIVRMEEKNLI
- a CDS encoding helix-turn-helix domain-containing protein, yielding MSLGEQIKKMRLLKGLSQKEVVMSANIEKAQFSRIENDKTDPSYSTLEKIAKAMNCTMSELFSTNEDFKDINSIDKSLIEKVSIIENLEEDEKKGLYSIIDGLSTKQKLKQTLSNALNL